The following proteins are co-located in the Acidicapsa acidisoli genome:
- a CDS encoding AEC family transporter has protein sequence MTLILLDALLPIFVGLLLGYIAGRRGVMDNLNVRNLIVLVMDIAIPCAMFSTISNTSWPVLREQSESAAMIAVVFVALYAASYIWARKSLKMSISDASVLALTIGFPNSAAVALPLLTTAYGPSSRVTAALSIAVGAITISPFTVALLESDKLSDGQGVSTQAFAIKFLRAFTRPVVWAPILALIGVYFGLHLPSYVDRSLTILGSAASGSALILTGLVVSSQTFRFDSKVAWTTAAIALIQPLFALGMTELFHMSHAEIRDVTLISAIPAGFFGLVFGKSFNATPETASSALIASYCVGAFSLAGWMLVLTKYF, from the coding sequence ATGACTCTGATTCTTCTTGATGCGTTACTCCCGATCTTCGTCGGTCTGCTCTTGGGATATATAGCGGGCCGGCGCGGAGTCATGGACAACCTGAATGTTCGCAATCTGATTGTGCTCGTGATGGACATCGCCATCCCATGTGCAATGTTTTCCACGATCAGCAACACATCCTGGCCTGTGCTCCGGGAACAATCGGAATCCGCAGCAATGATCGCTGTGGTATTTGTGGCCCTGTATGCCGCCAGTTATATCTGGGCAAGAAAAAGCCTCAAAATGTCCATCTCCGATGCTTCTGTACTTGCACTGACAATCGGCTTTCCAAACTCCGCAGCCGTAGCTTTGCCGTTGCTGACCACCGCGTATGGCCCCAGTTCACGCGTCACAGCTGCTCTTTCAATCGCAGTAGGAGCGATCACCATCTCCCCTTTCACCGTTGCGCTGCTCGAGTCCGACAAACTGTCCGATGGACAGGGTGTCTCTACTCAAGCGTTTGCGATCAAATTTCTTCGGGCCTTCACTCGCCCCGTGGTGTGGGCCCCTATCTTGGCTTTGATAGGTGTCTACTTCGGTTTACATTTGCCATCCTATGTTGATAGGTCCTTAACGATTCTTGGGAGCGCGGCGTCAGGATCGGCTTTGATTCTTACCGGCCTCGTTGTCTCCTCTCAGACATTTCGCTTTGACAGCAAAGTCGCTTGGACAACCGCCGCAATCGCGCTGATCCAGCCTCTGTTTGCTCTTGGCATGACTGAGCTTTTTCATATGAGTCATGCTGAAATCCGCGATGTCACGCTTATCAGCGCGATACCCGCGGGGTTCTTCGGTCTCGTCTTCGGAAAGAGCTTCAATGCAACTCCTGAAACCGCCAGCTCAGCGCTGATTGCCTCCTATTGCGTAGGCGCATTTTCCCTGGCTGGCTGGATGCTCGTACTCACAAAGTATTTTTGA
- the mdcE gene encoding biotin-independent malonate decarboxylase subunit gamma: MNEQVGLRGRAWFKALTGSDTPNDGDPNSVLATTAPVWNESALFLCVVPDKDSRFPCVRDGQVGLEEAFALAAHIRAVIAEDRDKPREAKRPIIAIVDVKSQAYGRREETAGIFFAAAASADAYASARMAGHPVISLIAGQAFSGGFLTHGYQANRILAFDDAGIVIHAMHKEAAARITRRPVAELEKLGHEIAPMSYDVRDYAKLGLLFKLLHAADPQHPASNEVAEVRNAITEAIADARKGKLDLSNRWESDAAKTTRKGTLAVRAALEAQWINE, from the coding sequence ATGAATGAACAAGTTGGATTGCGCGGCAGAGCATGGTTCAAAGCTCTGACCGGAAGCGACACTCCGAACGATGGCGATCCGAACTCCGTGCTGGCCACGACCGCACCAGTCTGGAATGAATCAGCCCTGTTCCTCTGCGTGGTACCTGACAAGGACAGCCGTTTTCCCTGCGTCCGCGACGGGCAGGTTGGACTCGAAGAAGCATTCGCTCTCGCAGCCCACATTCGAGCAGTTATCGCCGAAGATCGCGATAAACCTCGGGAAGCGAAGCGGCCCATCATCGCAATCGTTGACGTCAAGAGCCAGGCTTACGGGCGCCGTGAGGAGACGGCCGGTATCTTCTTCGCTGCGGCTGCGTCAGCGGATGCATACGCATCGGCAAGGATGGCGGGGCATCCCGTTATTTCCTTGATAGCCGGCCAGGCATTCAGCGGCGGATTTCTCACTCACGGTTACCAGGCCAATCGTATTCTGGCATTTGACGATGCCGGGATTGTGATCCATGCGATGCATAAAGAGGCGGCGGCGAGGATTACGAGAAGGCCCGTTGCGGAACTCGAAAAGCTGGGACACGAGATCGCTCCGATGTCGTATGACGTCCGTGACTACGCGAAGCTCGGTCTCCTGTTCAAGCTGTTGCACGCCGCCGACCCGCAACACCCGGCCTCGAATGAGGTTGCCGAAGTGAGGAACGCAATCACGGAAGCGATTGCAGATGCACGTAAAGGCAAGCTCGATCTGAGTAACAGGTGGGAGTCAGACGCCGCAAAAACAACGCGGAAAGGTACCCTTGCGGTGCGAGCTGCTCTTGAAGCGCAGTGGATCAACGAGTAA
- a CDS encoding biotin-independent malonate decarboxylase subunit beta, whose protein sequence is MNAPTFIPAFVKRKSFIELDARSRAQSLFDEGTWRELVGPFDRIESPWLAKQGIAPQSDDGCVVIKGKIGGSPAVAIAFEGAFQGGSVGEVSGAKMTAALDLATRDSEAGKPTVAVLLLETGGVRLQEANLGLAAVAEIISSALALRQHAPVITIVAGTVGCFGGMSLVAGLSSYTIMTREARLGLNGPEVIEQESGIDEFDSSDRALIWAIHGGEQRVGMGLADLLVDDDAGKIAAAVRDCVYKGVPQKHRTEQVELYRAHIAALDTSSQIEPATLRQQWADSKRGVR, encoded by the coding sequence ATGAACGCGCCAACTTTCATACCCGCTTTCGTCAAGCGCAAGAGCTTCATAGAACTGGACGCCCGTTCCCGTGCGCAGAGCCTCTTCGATGAAGGTACATGGAGGGAGCTGGTCGGTCCCTTCGATCGCATCGAGTCTCCGTGGCTTGCCAAGCAAGGAATCGCTCCGCAATCGGATGATGGCTGCGTCGTGATCAAGGGGAAAATCGGTGGCTCTCCTGCGGTCGCCATTGCCTTCGAAGGAGCGTTCCAGGGTGGCAGCGTTGGCGAGGTATCAGGCGCCAAGATGACCGCTGCTTTGGATCTCGCCACGCGGGATTCCGAGGCCGGAAAACCGACAGTTGCAGTTCTTCTACTCGAAACCGGCGGTGTGCGCCTTCAGGAAGCGAACCTTGGTTTGGCAGCTGTTGCCGAAATTATCTCTTCAGCGCTCGCCCTTCGTCAGCATGCCCCCGTGATCACAATCGTTGCAGGCACTGTCGGCTGCTTCGGAGGCATGTCTCTTGTAGCTGGCCTCTCCAGCTACACAATCATGACGCGCGAAGCACGGCTTGGATTGAACGGCCCCGAGGTGATCGAGCAGGAGTCCGGTATCGATGAGTTTGACTCATCCGATCGAGCGCTCATCTGGGCAATTCATGGCGGAGAACAACGCGTCGGCATGGGACTCGCTGATTTGCTGGTCGATGATGATGCAGGCAAGATAGCGGCGGCAGTGCGTGATTGTGTCTACAAAGGCGTACCCCAAAAACACCGGACCGAGCAGGTGGAACTCTATCGCGCTCATATAGCGGCGCTTGATACGTCCAGCCAGATCGAACCGGCAACATTGCGGCAACAGTGGGCTGACTCAAAGAGAGGTGTGCGATGA
- a CDS encoding malonate decarboxylase subunit delta: MENIEFNYPEAKRIVTRRAHVGVVGSGDMEVLLEPNNEDGARVFITTSVNGFGNAWKAVFDRFFSKFDGAVRIYINDAGATPGSVLLRLEQAVEVIEQ, translated from the coding sequence ATGGAGAACATTGAGTTCAACTATCCAGAGGCAAAACGCATCGTCACCAGGAGAGCGCACGTCGGTGTAGTGGGGTCAGGCGACATGGAGGTCCTTCTCGAACCGAATAACGAAGACGGAGCCCGGGTCTTCATCACGACCAGCGTCAACGGCTTCGGCAATGCGTGGAAGGCGGTCTTCGATCGTTTCTTCTCAAAGTTCGATGGGGCCGTCCGTATCTACATTAACGATGCCGGCGCAACACCCGGCAGTGTGCTGCTTCGTCTCGAACAGGCAGTGGAGGTGATTGAGCAATGA
- a CDS encoding triphosphoribosyl-dephospho-CoA synthase: protein MAQLTAIAKSSQQLSALTRYEWLSELAWQSLIAEAELTPKPGLVDGRGSGSHSDLSLHLMRRSANAIAPYFTRMALASSESQIDTSLRAVVASIGREAEAAMLRATSGSNAHKGAIWILGLLVCAASQSEDSHPELVTEAAGCLARLPDRARPRTVSHGDVVLERYGVTGARGEAYRDFPHVVKIGLPALKAARKSGRTERESRLTALLAIMSHLDDTCVLYRGGPDGQRIVREGATRVIEVGGPGSTEGNAALIALGQELVSRRISPGGSADLLAATLFLDALERGLERVEKDNSLVEENDGEH, encoded by the coding sequence ATGGCACAGTTAACAGCAATTGCGAAATCGTCTCAGCAGCTCAGCGCTCTGACCCGGTATGAGTGGCTTTCAGAACTCGCCTGGCAGTCGTTGATTGCTGAGGCAGAGCTGACACCGAAACCGGGCCTGGTCGACGGCCGAGGATCGGGATCGCATTCGGATCTATCCCTCCACCTGATGAGGAGATCTGCAAATGCGATTGCCCCGTACTTCACGCGGATGGCCCTGGCATCCTCCGAATCTCAGATAGATACCAGTCTGCGTGCCGTAGTTGCGAGTATTGGAAGAGAAGCCGAAGCGGCGATGCTCCGCGCGACCTCAGGCAGCAATGCGCACAAAGGCGCAATCTGGATTCTGGGACTTCTGGTTTGTGCTGCAAGTCAGAGTGAGGATTCCCATCCCGAGCTTGTAACCGAGGCTGCAGGCTGTCTCGCCCGCTTGCCTGATCGTGCAAGACCGCGCACGGTATCTCACGGCGATGTCGTTCTTGAACGCTATGGAGTCACCGGCGCTCGCGGTGAAGCCTACAGAGACTTTCCGCACGTCGTCAAGATTGGGCTCCCTGCACTGAAGGCGGCTCGCAAAAGCGGCCGAACTGAGCGAGAGAGCCGGCTCACCGCACTGCTTGCGATCATGTCGCATCTCGATGACACCTGTGTTCTCTATCGAGGAGGGCCTGATGGACAAAGGATCGTGCGCGAAGGCGCTACTCGTGTCATCGAGGTAGGCGGCCCGGGAAGCACAGAGGGAAATGCAGCATTGATCGCACTCGGGCAAGAGCTTGTCAGTCGGCGCATCTCTCCCGGCGGCAGCGCGGATCTTCTCGCGGCCACACTTTTTCTGGACGCTCTCGAACGCGGCCTCGAACGAGTGGAAAAGGACAACAGTCTAGTGGAGGAAAACGATGGAGAACATTGA
- the mdcA gene encoding malonate decarboxylase subunit alpha: MTQQTEKQGTRSWTTRRDEKHRRMQRIEPWMKGPLLEQNKMVETLETVIQSGDRIVMEGDNQKQADFLSRSLLKVDPKKIHDLHLIISSISRPEHLTLFELGIAKKVDFAFAGPQSLRVAQLLEDGILEIGAIHTYVELYARLLVDLIPKVVLVCAEQADHEGNLFTGPNTEDTPVIVEAAAFHDAIVIVQVNKIVDTLPRVDIPGSWIDIVVEADKPYAVEPLFTRDPRHIGDLQILTGMMVIRGIYERHHVQSLNHGIGFDTAAIELLLPTYGESLGLRGKICRHFALNPHPTLIPAIESGWVESVHSFGSEVGMDEYIRARPDIFFTGRDGSLRSNRVLCQLAGQYAVDAFIGATLQMDGDANSSTVTTGRLAGFGGAPNMGHDPHGRRHSSPAWLDLKTSADPTLPGRKLVVQTLETFAKGGEPAFVETLDAVEVGKRAGMPITPIMIYGRDVSHVVTEEGIAYLYKTEGIEERRRVLAAVAGISPVGLKAKASETADLRRRGIVAFPEDIGVHRLQANRSLLAARSMEDLVAWSGGLYQPPAKFRSW; this comes from the coding sequence ATGACACAACAAACTGAAAAACAAGGAACGCGTTCCTGGACTACGCGGCGCGATGAGAAGCACCGGCGCATGCAGCGGATCGAGCCATGGATGAAAGGTCCGCTCTTGGAGCAAAACAAGATGGTCGAAACTCTCGAAACCGTGATTCAGAGCGGCGACCGGATTGTCATGGAAGGCGACAATCAAAAGCAGGCGGATTTTCTTTCGCGTTCTCTCCTTAAGGTGGATCCGAAGAAGATTCACGATCTTCACCTGATCATCTCAAGCATCAGTCGCCCCGAACATCTGACTCTCTTTGAGCTGGGCATAGCGAAAAAAGTGGATTTCGCATTTGCCGGCCCACAAAGCCTGCGGGTCGCTCAACTTCTTGAAGATGGCATTCTTGAAATCGGCGCCATTCATACTTACGTCGAACTGTATGCCCGTTTACTCGTAGACCTAATCCCAAAAGTGGTATTGGTTTGCGCAGAGCAGGCGGATCACGAAGGCAATCTGTTCACAGGCCCCAACACCGAGGATACCCCGGTGATTGTTGAGGCTGCCGCTTTCCACGATGCGATTGTAATCGTGCAGGTCAACAAGATTGTCGACACATTGCCGAGAGTCGACATCCCCGGCTCCTGGATCGATATCGTTGTAGAGGCCGACAAGCCATACGCGGTCGAACCTCTCTTTACTCGCGATCCCCGCCACATCGGCGATCTACAGATTTTGACCGGGATGATGGTCATCCGTGGCATCTATGAGAGACATCATGTCCAGTCTCTCAATCACGGAATTGGTTTCGACACGGCTGCCATTGAACTTCTTCTCCCGACCTACGGAGAGTCTCTCGGGCTTCGCGGAAAGATCTGCAGGCACTTTGCGCTGAATCCGCACCCCACACTAATTCCGGCAATCGAGAGCGGATGGGTCGAGAGCGTTCACTCGTTCGGAAGCGAAGTCGGAATGGATGAATACATCCGGGCTCGTCCCGACATCTTCTTCACTGGTCGGGATGGCAGCCTGCGCTCTAATCGTGTTCTCTGTCAGCTTGCTGGTCAGTACGCAGTCGATGCTTTCATTGGAGCAACGCTGCAGATGGATGGCGATGCCAATTCCTCTACGGTGACGACCGGACGGCTTGCAGGTTTCGGAGGCGCGCCGAATATGGGACATGACCCGCATGGACGCCGCCATTCGTCACCGGCCTGGCTCGACCTCAAGACCAGTGCTGACCCCACACTCCCGGGCCGCAAGCTGGTGGTTCAGACCCTTGAAACCTTTGCCAAAGGTGGCGAGCCGGCCTTCGTCGAAACTCTGGATGCCGTTGAAGTTGGCAAGAGGGCTGGCATGCCGATCACCCCCATCATGATCTATGGCCGGGACGTTAGCCATGTTGTGACGGAAGAAGGGATCGCTTATCTGTACAAAACCGAAGGCATTGAAGAGCGCCGCCGGGTTTTGGCTGCGGTAGCAGGCATCAGTCCTGTCGGCCTTAAGGCAAAGGCCAGTGAGACAGCCGATCTCCGTCGTCGCGGCATCGTGGCCTTTCCTGAAGATATTGGAGTCCATCGCCTCCAGGCCAACCGGTCTTTACTCGCTGCCAGGAGCATGGAAGACCTAGTTGCATGGTCAGGTGGCCTTTATCAGCCGCCGGCCAAGTTCAGGAGCTGGTAA
- a CDS encoding LysR family transcriptional regulator, whose amino-acid sequence MELRHIKSFLSIAETLHFSRTAELIHLSQPALSLQIQALEEEVGVKLFERNRRETKLTAAGFAFRDHAAAAVVQLEQAVRRARLAANGKVGLLRIGFISTAGNEIVPQLVRKFRESNPEVEFSLHNILTLDQIRMLDTGSLDIGFLRLPIGEHPELEVVGIHREPFVLVLPSSHRLAHKKKVQLRDVADEDFVLYERAFAPGFYDLLFGIFRDAGIIPAVRQTAGQMPTLISLVASGVGISVLPVSAVKHSAAAVVACEIAYALPLSEIGLAVHKRNRPAIVDHFRSFAMKELVGSTRLRKEKENQSKRTAK is encoded by the coding sequence ATGGAACTCCGCCACATCAAATCCTTTCTCTCCATCGCCGAGACTCTGCACTTCAGTCGCACTGCAGAGTTGATTCATCTCAGCCAGCCGGCTCTCTCGCTCCAAATCCAGGCGCTTGAGGAAGAGGTGGGCGTCAAGCTTTTCGAGCGGAACCGCCGTGAAACAAAGCTCACCGCAGCGGGATTCGCTTTTCGGGATCATGCTGCTGCCGCAGTCGTTCAACTGGAGCAGGCCGTCCGTCGGGCGCGTTTGGCAGCAAACGGAAAAGTTGGTTTGCTTCGGATTGGCTTTATCTCGACGGCTGGCAATGAGATCGTGCCCCAGCTCGTTCGCAAATTCAGGGAGTCGAATCCGGAAGTAGAATTTTCTCTGCATAACATCCTCACGCTCGATCAAATCCGTATGCTCGATACTGGTTCGCTCGACATCGGATTTCTACGGTTACCGATTGGCGAGCACCCTGAACTTGAAGTCGTCGGTATTCATCGCGAACCGTTTGTACTTGTGCTGCCATCCTCACATCGGCTGGCGCATAAGAAGAAGGTGCAGCTGCGCGATGTGGCCGACGAAGACTTCGTGTTGTACGAACGCGCCTTCGCTCCGGGCTTTTATGATCTGCTCTTCGGAATCTTCCGGGATGCAGGGATCATTCCAGCGGTGCGCCAAACGGCTGGACAGATGCCCACGCTGATCTCGCTCGTAGCCTCAGGCGTTGGCATTTCGGTACTGCCTGTGTCGGCTGTCAAACACAGTGCCGCTGCGGTTGTCGCGTGCGAGATTGCTTACGCACTTCCCCTTTCCGAGATAGGTCTCGCTGTACATAAGCGAAATCGACCAGCCATTGTCGATCACTTCCGATCCTTCGCAATGAAAGAGCTCGTTGGGAGTACACGACTGCGAAAAGAGAAGGAGAACCAGTCGAAGCGCACTGCGAAATAA
- a CDS encoding multicopper oxidase family protein yields MYARRSNTSKTKTHIATMFCLFIHVNLHAQQLHQAASNGDLPEPPEVRRPFVLDAVSDPTSGKAAFSFEGREVPPVIRTQPGGTIRVEYVNRMSSKSRELCVDGPCTNMTNLHFHGLHVSPNAPQDDVLLMMAMPGQSLHYVVDIPLDQPPGLYWYHTHPHGESYRQDLDGMSGAIVIDGIDRYVPEVRSMKERILTLRDAELHEHDAESSYLKEQVQLSPAACGAATGEPQRIFTVNGVVRPQIGIAPGEKQFWRIVNASPDLYADLEIDTEQLTVLALDGMPLAYHDPRRRTESLQHVLLAPAGRVETIVVGPNAGVHAALRTRCVDTGADGDPNPAMVVADLRTTNPATSHVPSVSPSTRKAVYKTLSPSLVRTLESGEPEFTVKFTEDLHGFYVNDKKYSPTDGPMITVKIGHYAHWRVVNNSHEIHPFHIHQVHFLVFQESGKKTAGPEWLDTVNIAPEGSVDLIMDFTDPIIRGISVLHCHLLKHEDKGMMAKILFQ; encoded by the coding sequence ATGTACGCAAGAAGGTCCAACACGTCAAAAACGAAGACTCACATTGCTACCATGTTTTGCCTCTTCATTCATGTGAATCTCCACGCACAACAGCTGCATCAGGCGGCCAGTAACGGTGATCTACCTGAGCCACCCGAGGTACGCAGGCCTTTTGTTTTGGATGCAGTGAGCGATCCGACGAGTGGGAAGGCCGCATTTTCCTTCGAAGGCCGCGAAGTTCCGCCTGTGATCCGCACACAGCCGGGCGGAACAATCCGCGTGGAGTATGTCAATCGCATGTCATCGAAGTCCAGGGAGTTATGCGTCGATGGACCCTGCACGAACATGACCAACCTGCATTTCCATGGGCTTCACGTCTCGCCCAATGCGCCTCAAGACGATGTTCTTTTAATGATGGCGATGCCTGGTCAATCGCTGCACTACGTAGTCGACATCCCGCTGGATCAACCGCCCGGATTGTATTGGTACCACACCCATCCTCACGGAGAAAGCTACCGGCAGGATCTCGATGGAATGTCAGGAGCCATTGTCATCGACGGGATCGACCGCTATGTTCCCGAAGTTCGCTCGATGAAGGAGCGCATCCTGACTCTTCGCGATGCGGAATTGCACGAGCACGATGCCGAGTCTTCCTACTTGAAGGAACAGGTGCAACTCTCACCGGCAGCCTGTGGCGCAGCCACCGGGGAGCCCCAACGAATCTTCACCGTGAACGGTGTCGTCCGGCCGCAGATAGGCATTGCACCAGGCGAGAAGCAGTTCTGGCGAATCGTCAATGCATCTCCCGATCTTTATGCAGATCTGGAGATCGACACCGAACAATTGACAGTATTAGCGCTGGATGGAATGCCGCTCGCTTATCACGACCCTAGGCGTCGTACCGAGTCATTGCAGCATGTTCTGCTCGCGCCGGCCGGTCGCGTTGAGACGATTGTTGTCGGGCCGAATGCAGGCGTGCATGCCGCGCTACGGACACGTTGCGTCGACACAGGGGCGGATGGTGATCCAAATCCTGCGATGGTTGTGGCTGATCTCAGGACAACGAACCCGGCGACAAGCCATGTGCCGTCCGTTAGTCCAAGCACGAGAAAGGCTGTCTATAAGACGCTTTCGCCTTCCTTAGTGCGGACGTTGGAAAGCGGCGAACCGGAGTTCACCGTAAAGTTCACTGAGGACCTGCACGGGTTCTATGTGAACGACAAGAAGTACTCCCCAACCGATGGGCCAATGATCACTGTGAAGATTGGGCATTACGCACATTGGCGCGTCGTCAATAACTCACATGAAATCCACCCGTTTCATATCCATCAGGTGCATTTCCTTGTTTTCCAAGAAAGCGGCAAGAAGACGGCAGGGCCCGAGTGGCTGGACACGGTGAACATCGCGCCGGAGGGTTCTGTCGATCTGATTATGGATTTTACCGACCCGATTATCCGTGGGATCTCAGTCTTACATTGTCATCTTCTGAAACACGAAGACAAGGGAATGATGGCCAAGATTCTATTTCAATAA
- a CDS encoding alpha/beta hydrolase yields the protein MNNVTKSIALVVLAGYLVSAPAYLSAQRETHRVRNIVLVHGAWADGSGWKGVYDILNKDGYKVSIVQEPETSFKDDVNATKRILALQDGPSILVAHSYGGAVITEAGTEPSVAGLVYVAAHMPDAGEDEADDGKRFPSDLSKSSAIKRAADGFTYLDPAQFHEYFAADLPVQQAAFMADSQVLNFADNFKAVITTPAWRSKPSWMIVATKDRTINPDLERWYAVRANSHTTEIAGASHSVYASRPKEVAAVIEDAATHAQ from the coding sequence ATGAACAACGTTACTAAATCAATCGCGTTGGTCGTATTGGCAGGCTACCTCGTAAGCGCACCTGCCTATTTAAGCGCACAACGCGAAACGCACCGTGTTCGAAATATTGTCCTGGTTCACGGCGCATGGGCAGATGGTTCTGGCTGGAAAGGCGTCTACGACATCCTTAATAAGGATGGCTACAAGGTAAGCATCGTTCAGGAGCCAGAGACGTCTTTCAAAGACGATGTGAACGCCACGAAACGTATCCTCGCGCTGCAGGATGGGCCGAGCATTCTTGTCGCTCACAGCTATGGAGGCGCTGTCATTACTGAGGCGGGCACAGAACCATCCGTTGCTGGTTTAGTGTACGTTGCTGCACACATGCCGGATGCTGGCGAAGACGAAGCGGATGATGGGAAGCGCTTCCCGAGCGACTTGAGCAAATCCAGCGCAATCAAGAGGGCTGCGGACGGCTTCACATATCTTGATCCCGCGCAATTTCATGAGTACTTTGCCGCTGATTTGCCTGTTCAGCAGGCCGCTTTCATGGCAGATTCGCAGGTCCTGAATTTTGCTGACAACTTCAAGGCAGTTATCACGACACCTGCCTGGCGCAGTAAGCCGAGCTGGATGATCGTAGCGACCAAAGACAGGACGATCAATCCCGATCTGGAGCGTTGGTACGCGGTACGAGCCAATAGCCACACCACAGAGATCGCAGGTGCGAGCCACTCGGTATATGCCTCCCGACCAAAGGAAGTCGCTGCTGTCATCGAAGACGCTGCGACGCATGCTCAGTAG
- a CDS encoding helix-turn-helix domain-containing protein codes for MNSENEALSHRRDWRAFRNGGVLQQDGSPIRNTDIASARLKPCRSTQKQKDDHETLEGISAPNEAPMGAVNLDRGGARLKVQFATLDRAASLKLVPGPAWVEQDGRRTPISLLESPSPVSEVPLSPPTRKETGCIQLDASREDGLSPFQFRRVLTFINERISRTVTLSDLAREAGLSAAYFSQRFKSSTGISPHQYLLQLRVCKAKKLLEASESPVIDIAAECGFQTQQHFARIFRRHTMRTPTEYRRQAQQSALVSSYTDLPYTNDISIQAIPSLLAESLA; via the coding sequence ATGAACAGCGAAAACGAGGCACTTTCACATAGGCGTGACTGGCGAGCATTCCGTAATGGCGGTGTGTTGCAACAGGATGGGTCACCAATTCGGAACACTGACATAGCTTCGGCGCGTTTGAAGCCTTGCCGGTCCACTCAGAAACAGAAAGATGATCATGAGACTCTTGAAGGCATCTCGGCGCCAAATGAAGCACCAATGGGCGCGGTGAATCTGGACCGTGGGGGCGCCCGTCTCAAAGTTCAGTTTGCAACTCTTGACCGAGCGGCTTCACTCAAGCTGGTTCCTGGTCCGGCCTGGGTTGAGCAGGATGGGAGACGCACTCCCATCAGTCTCCTCGAGTCGCCGTCTCCGGTGAGTGAGGTACCTCTTAGCCCACCCACACGGAAGGAAACGGGATGTATACAGCTGGACGCATCACGAGAAGACGGTTTATCGCCCTTTCAATTTAGGCGTGTCCTCACGTTCATAAACGAACGCATTTCCCGAACCGTCACTCTCTCCGACTTGGCACGCGAGGCAGGATTGAGTGCCGCCTACTTTTCCCAGCGTTTCAAATCGTCGACCGGAATCTCGCCGCACCAGTATCTGCTGCAGCTCCGAGTTTGCAAGGCGAAAAAGCTGCTGGAAGCATCGGAATCCCCAGTGATCGATATAGCAGCGGAATGTGGCTTTCAAACTCAGCAGCACTTCGCTCGCATCTTTCGAAGACACACTATGAGGACCCCCACAGAGTATCGTCGACAGGCTCAACAATCAGCCCTCGTATCCAGCTACACAGATTTACCGTACACGAACGACATAAGCATTCAAGCAATCCCGTCGCTGCTTGCAGAGTCTCTGGCCTGA